From Bradyrhizobium sp. NDS-1, the proteins below share one genomic window:
- a CDS encoding winged helix-turn-helix domain-containing protein, whose amino-acid sequence MSRAPKPLPLTTTQARQIWLHAQRLDERAPFGVGAQAVADAVAHLGYVQIDTINVIERCHHHILFSRIPSYRRADLRHAQSVDKRVFEYWTHALSYVPAEDFRFFLPAMREHRREGHRWFASVKPADTRKVMRLVRAGPLTIRDIEDDVLTEKEHLWQSRKPSKRALQLAFYTGAVTISERRGMLKTYELTTRHFGWDKPPRPASAREITAYVLDRALRSQGVVSLDSICHLDAPRKKAVASLITARVRRGELVPVAIEGAGKQEHWAAPAALEANGTAISPDLVHILSPFDPLIIQRKRTNLIFGYNHLFEAYVPKAKRKLGYFALPVLVGDEIVAALDLKTDRQARKLLMQKWTWVGQGKKTAGRKELKHVIENELDRFERFQLAE is encoded by the coding sequence ATGTCACGCGCGCCCAAACCGCTTCCCCTCACCACGACACAGGCCCGGCAGATCTGGCTGCATGCCCAGCGGCTGGACGAGCGCGCGCCGTTCGGCGTGGGAGCGCAGGCTGTCGCGGACGCGGTAGCTCATCTCGGCTATGTGCAGATCGACACCATCAACGTCATCGAGCGCTGCCATCACCATATCCTGTTCAGCCGTATCCCGTCCTACCGCCGCGCCGATCTGCGCCACGCCCAGAGTGTCGACAAACGCGTGTTCGAATACTGGACGCACGCGCTCTCTTACGTTCCGGCTGAAGACTTCCGCTTCTTTCTGCCGGCGATGCGCGAACACCGCCGGGAGGGACACAGATGGTTCGCCTCGGTGAAGCCGGCCGACACGCGCAAGGTGATGCGCCTGGTGCGGGCCGGCCCGCTGACGATCCGCGACATCGAGGACGACGTGCTCACCGAGAAGGAGCATCTGTGGCAGAGCCGCAAGCCCTCGAAGCGGGCATTGCAACTCGCCTTCTATACCGGTGCCGTGACCATCAGCGAGCGGCGGGGCATGCTCAAGACCTACGAGCTGACGACGCGACATTTCGGATGGGACAAGCCGCCGAGGCCCGCCTCGGCAAGGGAGATCACGGCCTATGTGCTCGACCGCGCATTGCGGTCGCAAGGCGTGGTGAGCCTCGATTCGATCTGTCATCTCGATGCGCCGCGCAAGAAGGCGGTCGCAAGCCTGATCACCGCGCGTGTCCGCCGCGGTGAGTTGGTGCCTGTCGCGATCGAGGGCGCCGGCAAGCAGGAGCATTGGGCGGCGCCGGCCGCGCTCGAGGCGAACGGTACGGCGATCTCGCCTGATCTCGTCCACATTCTCTCGCCGTTCGATCCCCTGATCATCCAGCGCAAGCGCACCAATCTCATCTTCGGTTACAACCATCTGTTCGAGGCCTATGTGCCGAAGGCCAAACGCAAGCTCGGCTATTTTGCGCTGCCGGTGCTGGTCGGCGACGAGATCGTCGCCGCGCTCGACCTGAAGACGGACCGACAGGCCAGAAAGCTCTTGATGCAGAAATGGACCTGGGTCGGGCAGGGGAAGAAGACTGCAGGGCGCAAGGAGCTCAAGCACGTGATCGAGAACGAACTCGATCGCTTCGAGCGGTTTCAACTGGCGGAGTAG
- a CDS encoding DUF2809 domain-containing protein yields the protein MHETQPDKPVALLRTSLIRATLAVAVIVCGLSLRWYGFPLGLPAFVVKYGGSLLWATMVFLLAGVLLPRLSRSQLAAIAAVIAIVVEFSRLIHTPWLDAFRLTTAGALLLGRIFSLWNLAAYAVGIAFGVWIDRVTTMRGLVGWAKVP from the coding sequence ATGCACGAGACGCAGCCGGATAAACCTGTTGCGCTGTTACGGACATCGCTGATCCGCGCCACCCTTGCCGTCGCGGTGATCGTATGCGGGCTGTCCCTGCGCTGGTACGGCTTTCCGCTCGGCCTGCCTGCATTCGTCGTGAAGTATGGCGGCTCGCTGTTGTGGGCCACGATGGTGTTTCTGCTGGCCGGGGTCTTGCTGCCGCGGCTGTCGCGCAGCCAACTCGCAGCCATCGCGGCGGTGATTGCGATCGTGGTCGAATTCTCCCGGCTGATTCATACACCATGGCTCGATGCGTTTCGGCTCACCACCGCCGGCGCGCTGCTGCTCGGGCGCATCTTCTCGCTGTGGAATCTGGCGGCTTACGCGGTCGGGATTGCGTTCGGCGTTTGGATCGATCGGGTGACCACAATGCGCGGTCTCGTAGGGTGGGCAAAGGTGCCTTAG
- a CDS encoding MFS transporter — MSQTTTYSAGGASNVNKSDIETSTIRAISWRLIPFLVLAYFFSYLDRVNLGFAALTMNADLKFTPLIFSWGAGIFFIGYFIFEVPSNLALEKFGASRWIARIMVTWGIISALMALVSGVTSFYVLRFLLGVAEAGFFPGIILYLTYWYPAEYRARFLAAFAIAVPVSTVIGAPVSGLLLGLDGMMGLKGWQWLFIIEGIPSVLLGIVTWFYLTDKPEKADWLSGEQKAWLKARLDSEIAAKQAVKHVSLGEALSSPKVIALSLIYFGFVGALYGMQFWLPQIVKAFGLTNAQTGFVTAIPYLFGTIAMVLWARHSDATRERVMHVGAPLLLTAVALAVSSYLTDPTLTMLVLTVAAIGVFCCFGVFWTLPTAWLSGTAAAGAIALINSIGNLAGFGGPYLIGWVKEATGQTSTGLLVLAVLPLLAGILVFLGGHDTKHEFAGQGR; from the coding sequence ATGAGCCAGACCACCACCTATTCCGCCGGCGGTGCCAGCAACGTCAACAAGAGCGACATCGAGACGTCCACGATTCGCGCCATCTCCTGGCGCCTGATTCCGTTCCTGGTGCTGGCCTACTTCTTCTCCTATCTCGACCGCGTCAATCTCGGCTTCGCAGCGCTGACCATGAATGCGGACCTGAAGTTCACGCCGCTGATCTTCTCCTGGGGCGCCGGCATTTTCTTCATCGGCTATTTCATCTTCGAGGTGCCGAGCAATCTGGCGCTGGAGAAGTTCGGCGCCAGCCGCTGGATCGCCCGCATCATGGTGACCTGGGGCATCATCTCCGCCCTGATGGCGCTCGTCAGCGGCGTGACGAGCTTCTACGTCCTGCGCTTCCTGCTCGGCGTCGCCGAGGCCGGCTTCTTCCCCGGCATCATCCTCTATCTCACCTACTGGTATCCGGCCGAATACCGCGCCCGGTTCCTGGCGGCCTTCGCGATCGCCGTGCCGGTCTCGACCGTGATCGGCGCGCCGGTCTCGGGCCTGCTGCTCGGGCTCGACGGCATGATGGGCCTGAAGGGGTGGCAGTGGTTGTTCATCATCGAGGGCATCCCGTCCGTGCTGCTCGGCATCGTCACCTGGTTTTACCTCACCGACAAGCCGGAGAAGGCGGATTGGCTGTCTGGCGAGCAGAAGGCCTGGCTCAAGGCGAGGCTCGATTCGGAGATCGCGGCCAAGCAGGCGGTGAAGCATGTCTCGCTCGGCGAAGCGCTGTCCTCGCCCAAGGTGATCGCGCTCAGCCTGATCTATTTCGGCTTCGTCGGCGCGCTCTACGGCATGCAGTTCTGGCTGCCGCAGATCGTCAAGGCGTTCGGGCTGACCAATGCGCAGACCGGGTTCGTCACCGCGATCCCGTATCTGTTCGGCACCATCGCCATGGTCCTGTGGGCGCGGCACTCCGATGCCACGCGCGAGCGCGTGATGCATGTCGGAGCGCCCTTGCTGCTCACCGCCGTCGCGCTCGCCGTCTCCTCCTATCTCACCGACCCTACCCTGACGATGCTGGTGCTGACGGTTGCGGCGATCGGCGTGTTCTGCTGCTTCGGTGTGTTCTGGACCCTGCCGACCGCCTGGCTCTCCGGCACGGCGGCCGCCGGCGCCATCGCTCTGATCAACTCGATAGGCAATCTCGCCGGCTTCGGCGGACCGTACCTGATCGGCTGGGTCAAGGAAGCCACCGGCCAGACCTCGACCGGTCTGCTGGTGCTCGCCGTGCTGCCGCTGCTCGCCGGCATTCTGGTGTTCTTGGGCGGCCAT